A genomic stretch from Pempheris klunzingeri isolate RE-2024b chromosome 23, fPemKlu1.hap1, whole genome shotgun sequence includes:
- the mad2l1 gene encoding mitotic spindle assembly checkpoint protein MAD2A produces the protein MTSTLKGITLKGSAELVAEFFSFGINSILYQRGIYPPETFTRVTHYDMSLQLTTDPKLKNYLTNVVSQLKEWLFDCTVQKLVLVITCLETNEVLERWQFDIECDKSAKDSSAPREKSIKTIQDEIRSVIRQITATVTFLPLLETPCAFDLLVYTDKDLVVPEKWEESGPQIIDQSEEVRLRSFTTSIHKVNSMVAYKRTDSV, from the exons ATGACTAGCACGTTGAAAGGAATTACACTCAAGGGGAGCGCGGAGCTAGTGGCCGAGTTCTTCT catttGGCATCAACAGCATCCTGTACCAGCGGGGCATCTATCCTCCAGAGACCTTCACCAGAGTCACCCACTATGACATGAGCCTTCAACTAACCACTGATCCCAAGCTGAAGAACTACCTGACCAATGTGGTGTCTCAGCTCAAAG AGTGGCTGTTTGACTGTACGGTGCAGAAGCTGGTGCTGGTGATCACATGTCTGGAAACCAACGAGGTGCTGGAGAGATGGCAGTTTGACATCGAGTGTGACAAGTCGGCCAAGGACAGCAG TGCTCCCAGAGAGAAGTCCATTAAGACCATTCAGGATGAGATCCGCTCTGTTATCAGACAGATAACAGCCACAGTGactttcctccctctgctggaGACGCCAT gtgCGTTTGACCTGCTCGTCTACACGGACAAAGACCTGGTGGTTCCTGAAAAGTGGGAAGAGTCCGGGCCGCAGATCATCGATCAGTCGGAGGAGGTGCGCCTGCGCTCCTTCACCACCTCCATCCACAAGGTGAACAGCATGGTGGCATACAAGAGGACCGACTCAGTTTGA